A window of Gadus chalcogrammus isolate NIFS_2021 chromosome 16, NIFS_Gcha_1.0, whole genome shotgun sequence contains these coding sequences:
- the LOC130405923 gene encoding protein NipSnap homolog 2-like codes for MATRVLQRISNGLYLANNMANSAGHAVILSRGLAVSSTRYKEDSWFKSLFVRKVDPRKDAHANLLTKNEESNLYKIQFHNVKPECLDAYNKICEEILPAIHADKYYPCELVGTWNTWYGEQDQAVHLWRYRGGYPALTEVMTKLRENKEFVEYRKERGKMLLSRRNQLLLEFSFWNEPVPREGPNIYELRSYQLRPGTMIEWGNYWARAIGYRQHNSEAVGGFFSQIGNLYMVHHLWAYKDLQSRENTRNAAWQHEGWDEVVYYTVPLIQHMDSRIMIPTKASPLK; via the exons ATGGCGACCCGAGTCCTTCAGAGAATAAGCAATGGCCTATATCTGGCCAATAACATGGCCAACTCCGCAGGGCATGCCGTCATTTTGAGCAG AGGCCTGGCCGTATCGAGCACCAGATACAAAGAGGACAGCTGGTTCAAATCTCTCTTTGTAAGGAAAGTTGATCCCAGGAAAGATGCACATGCAAACCTGCTGACCAAGAATGAGGAAAGCAACTTGTACAAAATCCAGT TTCACAATGTCAAGCCTGAGTGCCTTGatgcatacaataaaatatg TGAGGAGATCCTGCCAGCCATCCATGCTGATAAGTACTACCCCTGTGAGCTCGTGGGGACTTGGAACACCTGGTATGGAGAGCAGGATCAGGCTG TCCACCTGTGGCGCTACAGAGGAGGCTACCCAGCTCTTACAGAAGTGATGACCAAGCTCAGGGAAAACAAG GAGTTTGTAGAGTACCGCAAGGAGCGGGGTAAGATGTTGCTGTCTCGTAGGAACCAGCTCCTCCTCGAGTTCAGCTTCTGGAACGAGCCAGTTCCCCGGGAAGGCCCAAACATCTATGAGCTCAGGTCCTACCAGCTCAGG CCTGGAACCATGATTGAGTGGGGTAATTACTG GGCCAGAGCCATCGGCTATCGCCAGCACAATAGTGAGGCGGTAGGCGGCTTCTTCTCCCAGATCGGAAACCTCTACATGGTGCATCATCTTTGGG CTTACAAAGACCTCCAATCCAGGGAAAACACAAGGAACGCTGCATGGCAGCACGAAGGCTGGGACGAGGTGGTGTATTACACAG TTCCTCTTATTCAGCACATGGACTCCAGGATCATGATCCCGACTAAGGCGTCCCCGCTGAAGTAA
- the psph gene encoding phosphoserine phosphatase translates to MTTQSQTQEMFRRAEAVCFDVDSTVIKEEGIDELAKFCGVGDAVTEMTRNAMGGSVTFKKALSERLSIIRCSREQVNKLITDHPPQLTAGIKELVDRLHERNVKVFLISGGFRCIVEHVATQLDIPLDHVYANRLKFYFNGEYAGFDDSQPTAESGGKGRVINMLKEQYGFKTVVMIGDGATDLEACPPASAFIGFGGNVVRPQVKERSLWYVTSFGELLKELEKI, encoded by the exons ATGACGACTCAATCCCAGACACAGGAGATGTTCAGGAGAGCAGAAGCTGTCTGCTTTGATGTAGACAGCACAGTTATCAAAGAAGAGGGCATTGATGAACTGGCCAAATTCTGTGGTGTCGGGGATGCAGTCACTGAAAT GACACGTAATGCCATGGGTGGATCGGTCACATTCAAGAAAGCCCTTTCTGAACGATTGTCCATCATACGCTGCTCTAGAGAACAAGTGAACAAACTGATAACAGACCACCCCCCTCAGTTGACTGCAGGTATTAA GGAACTTGTGGACCGGCTTCACGAGCGCAATGTCAAGGTCTTCCTCATATCTGGGGGGTTCCGCTGCATCGTTGAACATGTAGCGACTCAACTCGATATTCCTCTCGACCACGTCTATGCAAACAGGCTCAAGTTCTACTTCAATG GTGAATACGCAGGGTTTGACGACAGCCAGCCCACAGCAGAAAGTGGTGGGAAAGGTCGTGTGATCAACATGCTGAAGGAACAGTATGGCTTCAAGACGGTGGTGATGATCGGAGATGGGGCCACTGACCTGGAGGCCTGCCCCCCTGCT AGTGCCTTCATTGGATTTGGTGGGAATGTCGTTAGACCACAGGTCAAAGAAAGGAGTTTGTGGTATGTCACAAGTTTTGGAGAACTACTTAAGGAACTGGAGAAGATCTAG